A single window of Methylomarinum sp. Ch1-1 DNA harbors:
- a CDS encoding lipocalin family protein, whose translation MKMKPLLLILLLALTGCTGIPEGIEPVKQFDVQRYLGKWYEIARLDHRFERGLTAITAEYSLREDGGIRVVNSGYNVDDGQLEQAEGRAYFIGANDVGSLKVSFFGPFYGGYHIIELDKEAYRYAMITGPDRDYLWILARTPDLAPAVLNDLIARAKTLGFAVDQLIFTEHDQSRTP comes from the coding sequence ATGAAAATGAAACCGCTATTATTGATTCTGCTGTTGGCCTTGACCGGCTGCACAGGCATCCCCGAAGGCATCGAGCCGGTAAAGCAATTTGACGTGCAACGCTATCTAGGCAAATGGTACGAAATCGCCCGCCTGGACCATCGTTTCGAACGGGGACTGACCGCAATCACCGCCGAATACAGCCTGCGGGAAGACGGCGGCATCAGGGTCGTCAACAGCGGTTATAACGTCGATGACGGTCAGCTCGAACAAGCCGAAGGTCGGGCCTATTTCATCGGCGCAAACGACGTCGGCAGCCTGAAGGTCTCTTTTTTCGGTCCGTTTTACGGCGGCTATCATATTATCGAGCTGGACAAAGAGGCGTATCGATATGCGATGATCACCGGTCCCGATCGCGATTATCTGTGGATACTCGCCCGCACACCGGATCTTGCCCCGGCCGTACTGAATGATCTAATCGCCCGCGCCAAAACGCTGGGATTCGCGGTCGATCAACTGATCTTTACCGAACACGATCAATCCCGAACTCCTTGA
- a CDS encoding DUF4339 domain-containing protein produces the protein MSKDYFFSEDNQQTGPLDLEAIKKKITEGVITSQTLVWCEGMDNWKPADQIQELSSFFKSRVQPPPLPRNQATPPPLPDADVPAGLSSFEEKAYRFAKAMYPPWKGKQFPIGAYVRKNPKNAVYVVAGTFAAMIAVLIMFVYSLSADKEQGQPQYAQGQQEMPMGQTPPPGWQAQHRAIMDAQREIGQMSHDAYIYKRDREDKMDDFRRKMETNDE, from the coding sequence ATGAGTAAAGATTATTTTTTCAGCGAAGATAATCAACAGACCGGCCCGTTGGACCTGGAAGCGATCAAAAAGAAGATCACGGAAGGCGTGATCACTTCTCAGACGCTCGTGTGGTGCGAAGGCATGGATAATTGGAAGCCTGCTGATCAAATCCAGGAATTATCGTCATTCTTTAAGAGCCGCGTCCAGCCCCCTCCCTTACCCCGAAATCAGGCGACGCCCCCACCGTTGCCCGACGCCGATGTCCCCGCAGGCTTGAGCTCTTTTGAAGAAAAAGCCTATCGTTTTGCGAAAGCGATGTACCCTCCTTGGAAAGGAAAACAGTTTCCGATCGGAGCCTATGTACGGAAAAACCCGAAGAACGCTGTTTATGTTGTGGCGGGGACGTTCGCCGCCATGATCGCTGTCCTAATCATGTTCGTTTATTCTTTATCTGCCGACAAGGAGCAAGGCCAGCCGCAGTACGCCCAGGGCCAACAGGAAATGCCGATGGGCCAAACGCCTCCTCCGGGCTGGCAGGCACAACACCGCGCCATAATGGATGCGCAACGGGAAATCGGACAGATGAGTCACGACGCGTACATTTACAAGCGTGACCGGGAGGATAAAATGGATGACTTTCGCCGGAAGATGGAGACAAACGACGAATAA
- a CDS encoding SRPBCC family protein, whose protein sequence is MKIHQLYRRQALNLSRQEAWDFFTSPHHLNTITPDFFTITPTSAVPECIYGGLMISYKMKAVFGMPMAWLSEISHCETPHYFVYQQRIGPFRFWSHEVRLTEQDQGIIVEDIVFYAMPLGLIGDFFHKLLIADKLNKIFATRHDYLANRWG, encoded by the coding sequence ATGAAAATCCATCAATTGTACCGACGCCAGGCGCTGAATCTATCGCGCCAGGAAGCCTGGGATTTTTTCACCTCCCCGCACCATCTGAATACCATCACCCCCGATTTTTTTACCATCACGCCAACTTCGGCGGTGCCCGAATGCATCTACGGTGGGTTGATGATCAGCTATAAGATGAAAGCGGTCTTCGGCATGCCGATGGCCTGGCTATCGGAAATCAGCCATTGCGAGACGCCCCATTATTTTGTCTATCAACAACGCATAGGGCCTTTCCGCTTCTGGAGCCACGAAGTCCGTTTAACGGAACAAGATCAAGGCATTATAGTGGAGGACATCGTCTTTTATGCGATGCCGCTGGGACTCATCGGTGATTTCTTCCATAAGTTGCTGATTGCCGACAAATTGAACAAGATCTTTGCAACCCGGCACGATTACTTGGCCAATCGCTGGGGCTAA